One segment of Pleuronectes platessa chromosome 21, fPlePla1.1, whole genome shotgun sequence DNA contains the following:
- the ndufb8 gene encoding NADH dehydrogenase [ubiquinone] 1 beta subcomplex subunit 8, mitochondrial encodes MAAVGFRRLAQALCRGNRSGLPALVSGSRAASGLTKDGLPGAFPQTPEEKAAAAKKYNMTVAEYEPYPDKGEGFGDYPKLQDRSQHERDPWYKWDHPDLRRNWGEPMHWDFDMYIRNRVDTSPSPVSWSTMCKQLFGFIGFMLFMFYLGEKFPAYQPVAAKQFPYNDLYLEKGGDPEKKPEEVKNYEI; translated from the exons ATGGCTGCTGTTGGTTTCCGACGCTTGGCCCAGGCTCTCTGTAGAGGGAACCGGTCCGGCCTTCCGGCCCTGGTGTCGGGAAGCAGAGCGG CCTCTGGTTTGACGAAGGATGGTCTGCCTGGTGCGTTCCCCCAGACCCCAGAGGAGAAAGCTGCTGCAGCAAAGAAGTACAACATGACGGTGGCGGAGTATGAACCGTATCCGGACAAGGGAGAGGG cTTCGGTGACTATCCAAAGCTACAAGATAGATCTCAGCACGAGAGGGACCCCTGGTACAAGTGGGACCATCCTGACCTGAGGAGGAACTGGGGAGAGCCG ATGCACTGGGATTTTGATATGTACATCAGGAACCGTGTGGATACGTCTCCCAGCCCTGTGTCCTGGTCCACCATGTGCAAACAGCTGTTTGGGTTCATCGGGTTCATGCTGTTTATGTTTTACCTTGGGGAGAAATTCCCAGCGTACCAACCTGTT GCAGCGAAACAGTTTCCCTACAACGACCTGTacctggagaaaggaggagatcCAGAAAAAAAGCCGGAGGAAGTGAAAAACTACGAAATCTAA
- the sec31b gene encoding protein transport protein Sec31A isoform X1 → MRLKEIQRTAHQAWSPAEHHPIHLALGTSAQQLDASFNTTAALEIFETDFSDPCLEMKLKGSLPTANRLHSIVWVNFGMGADGIGGRLVAGSENGALTIYNPEEIMNSGPDTVVGQSDKHTGPVRALDFNPFQSNLLASGANDSEIYIWDLNNLGSPMTPGAKSQPAEDISVVSWNRQVQHILASASPSGKAVVWDLRKNEPIIKISDHSNRMHCSGMLWHPDVATQLVLASEDDRLPVIQMWDLRFATSPLKVFENHTRGILSISWSQADSELLLSSAKDNRILCWNPNTGEVIYELPTTNQWCFDVQWCPRNPALLSTASFDGRITVYSVMGGSLKAQQQSTADKISSSFDSMDPFGTGQVLPPLQVPQPAAQDTIVPPLKKPPKWVRRPVGASFAFGGKLITFENPKMPPVQSPQPVPRQVFMSQVTTETEFLQRSRELQAALQAGSFNNYCQAKIQNAKSDAEQDIWKFLLVNFEEEARIKFLRLLGFNKDELDRKISKCLGKNFQPNGHGVDAKDLAEKMQRLSTERSDEFAGVDARTSGSVSPADFFTQTPKETSNFQIPVSCDTDGLISQALLVGNFEGAVDLCLNDGRYAEAILLSISGGEELLKKTQQKYLSKQKNSISMLISSVVTQNWKDIVQSCELDNWKEALAALLTYAHPEDFARLCDTLGGRLEHEGTEKRCLQACLCYICSGNVEKLVECWALHRDCSSPLGLEDLVEKVMMLRKSIERLRNSEVEVQSPILAEKLTCYAGILAAEGSLSTAMTYLPENSEQSGIMMLRDRLFHAQEEAAVRQQPPNSFNRVDVSTAKPAPAAQTPALKAQIMGQYQPSAPSQVAPQNPMASFFTPNAAPISTGPGLPPSSHVQPPGAARPARRPSYPQHPPPAPGFLPHQPFQPQPMSMGGPSSFPPPGPSMPAAGLSGPPLPPSSSAPGGLPPMPSPGVPPTAFMPSTSLASNFMPTSSQPGAPVPMYPGGPHNQGPVSPMTSGPYAPLGSGYPQGGPGAPAVKPFPAPTLAPPPTGHFPWLYSQCDLEGFHEGWNDPPAVRGGPRKKKIPDNYTPPAPITAPVMGYPVEAPQPHDHAQVPPGAPQEPSVQLLQQMPAERVEQKDIPAEHMVLKSTFDSLVQRCQLAAGDPQTKRKLDDAGKRLGFLYDKLREQSLSHNILNGLHEISRCVASQNYQRGLEVHTQVVSSSNFSEISGFMPILKVLMTIANKLGV, encoded by the exons ATGAGGCTGAAGGAGATCCAGAGGACTGCCCACCAGGCATGGAGTCCTGCAGAGCACCATCCCATCCACCTGGCCTTAGGGACATCCGCCCAACAGCTGGATGCCTCTTTCAACACCACCGCTGCCCTGGAGATATTTGAGACAGACTTTTCTGACCCCTGTCTTGAGATGAAGCTGAAAGGGTCATTACCCACCGCAAACAG GTTGCACAGCATCGTGTGGGTGAACTTTGGAATGGGAGCAGATGGTATTGGAGGAAGACTGGTTGCAGGCAGTGAAAATGGCGCATTGACAATATATAATCCAGAGGAAATAATGAACTCCGGACCGGATACAGTTGTGGGACagtctgacaaacacacaggaccCGTTCGAGCTCTTGATTTCAACCCTTTTCAG AGTAATCTGCTCGCATCAGGAGCGAACGATTCAGAGATATACATCTGGGATCTAAACAACCTGGGCAGTCCAATGACACCCGGAGCAAAGTCACAG CCTGCTGAAGACATCAGTGTAGTGTCCTGGAACAGGCAGGTTCAGCACATCCTGGCCTCTGCCAGCCCCAGTGGGAAAGCAGTGGTGTGGGACCTGAGAAAGAACGAGCCCATCATCAAGATCAGTGACCACAGCAACAGG ATGCACTGTTCAGGAATGCTCTGGCACCCGGATGTAGCCACTCAATTGGTGCTGGCCTCTGAGGATGACCGACTGCCAGTCATCCAGATGTGGGACCTCCGTTTTGCAACATCCCCCCTCAAAGTCTTTGAGAACCACACAAG GGGAATTCTATCCATATCCTGGAGTCAAGCCGACTCTGAGCTCCTGCTGAGTAGTGCTAAAGACAACCGGATCCTCTGCTGGAATCCAAACACTGGAGAG GTCATTTACGAGCTCCCAACGACAAACCAGTGGTGTTTTGACGTCCAGTGGTGCCCCAGAAATCCAGCCCTGCTTTCAACAGCATCATTTGATGGGAGAATCACGGTCTACTCAGTGATGGGCGGAAGTTTGAAGGCTCAGCAGCAAAGCACGGCTGATAAG ATATCATCCTCATTTGATTCAATGGATCCCTTCGGTACAGGGCAGGTGCTGCCTCCCCTGCAAGTCCCTCAGCCTGCAGCGCAGGACACCATTGTTCCTCCTCTGAAGAAGCCCCCCAAGTGGGTGCGCAGGCCAGTGGGAGCGTCCTTTGCT TTCGGTGGAAAGCTGATAACCTTTGAGAATCCCAAGATGCCTCCAGTGCAGAGCCCCCAGCCCGTCCCCAGGCAAGTGTTTATGAGCCAGGTTACCACGGAGACGGAGTTCCTCCAGCGCTCCAGGGAGCTGCAGGCAGCGCTGCAGGCGGGTTCGTTCAACAACTACTGCCAGGCCAAGATTCAGAACGCCAAGTCAGATGCTGAGCAGGACATATGGAAGTTCCTTCTG GTTAATTTTGAAGAGGAAGCTCGCATTAAATTCCTCAGACTTTTGGGTTTCAACAAAGATGAATTGGACAGAAAG ATTTCAAAATGCCTGGGGAAGAATTTTCAACCAAACGGTCATGGAGTTGATGCCAAAGATCTGGCAGAAAAGATGCAGCGGCTCTCCACCGAG AGATCTGATGAATTTGCAGGAGTTGACGCGAGAACATCAGGTTCTGTGTCACCAGCAGACTTTTTCACTCAGACCCCAAAAGAAACCTCCAACTTCCAAATCCCTGTATCATGTG ACACCGATGGGTTGATAAGCCAGGCGCTGCTGGTCGGGAACTTTGAGGGAGCtgtggatctgtgtctgaatgaCGGTCGCTACGCTGAAGCCATCCTCCTCTCGATCAGCGGAGGAGAAGAACTGCTCAAGAAAACTCAGCAAAAATACCTAAGCAAGCAAAAGAACAGCATTTCAATG CTGATATCATCAGTAGTGACCCAGAACTGGAAAGACATAGTGCAGAGCTGTGAATTGGACAACTGGAAGGAGGCTCTGGCTGCTCTCCTGACCTATGCTCACCCTGAAGACTTTGCCCGTCTGTGCG ATACGCTGGGAGGCCGGTTGGAACATGAGGGGACGGAGAAGCGTTGCCTGCAGGCCTGTCTGTGTTACATCTGCTCTGGGAACGTGGAGAAGCTGGTGGAGTGCTGGGCCTTGCATCGAGActgctcctcccctctgggTTTAGAG GATCTGGTTGAGAAGGTCATGATGCTGAGGAAATCAATCGAACGCCTCCGCAATAGCGAGGTGGAAGTCCAGAGCCCCATCCTGGCCGAGAAGCTGACCTGCTATGCCGGCATACTTGCTGCAGAGGGCAGTCTCTCCACCGCCATGACCTACCTGCCTGAGAACTCGGAGCAA TCTGGGATCATGATGCTGAGAGACAGGCTGTTCCATGCTCAGGAAGAAGCTGCTGTTCGACAGCAGCCTCCAAATTCCTTCAACAGAGTCGATGTGTCAACAGCCAAGCCGGCTCCTGCTGCTCAGACTCCTGCACTGAAAGCACAAATTATG gGCCAGTACCAGCCCTCTGCTCCTTCCCAAGTGGCGCCACAGAATCCTATGGCATCGTTTTTTACCCCAAACGCTGCTCCAATCAGCACTGGCCCTGGTCTGCCGCCTTCCTCTCATGTACAGCCGCCCGGTGCAGCCCGCCCTGCCAGGAGGCCGTCATACCCACAACATCCGCCTCCGGCTCCAG GTTTCCTGCCTCATCAGCCATTCCAGCCTCAACCTATGTCCATGGGCGGACCctcttctttccctcctccAGGTCCTTCTATGCCAGCTGCTGGCTTATCTGGACCTCCACTACCACCGTCGTCATCGGCCCCGGGAGGCCTCCCCCCCATGCCCAGCCCTGGGGTGCCACCAACAGCCTTCATGCCGTCTACCTCTTTAGCCTCAAACTTCATGCCAACCAGCTCCCAGCCCGGAGCACCAGTTCCCATGTACCCAGGGGGCCCCCACAACCAGGGGCCAGTATCCCCCATGACCTCTGGTCCCTACGCTCCTCTTGGATCAGGGTATCCACAGGGAGGCCCCGGAGCTCCTGCTGTAAAGCCCTTCCCAGCCCCCACTCTTGCTCCTCCTCCTACAG GACATTTTCCGTGGCTGTATTCCCAGTGTGACCTTGAAG GATTTCATGAAGGCTGGAATGACCCACCCGCTGTCCGAGGTGGACCCAGGAAGAAGAAG ATCCCTGATAACTACACTCCACCAGCACCCATCACAGCCCCTGTGATGGGATACCCAGTGGAGGCCCCTCAGCCTCACGACCACGCCCAAGTCCCCCCCGGAGCCCCCCAGGAGCCCAGCGTGCAG ctccttcagcagatGCCTGCGGAGAGGGTGGAGCAGAAAGATATCCCTGCTGAACACATGGTCCTCAAATCCACCTTCGACAGCCTGGTGCAGCGCTGCCAGCTCGCAGCAGGAGACCCT CAAACCAAAAGGAAACTTGATGATGCAGGCAAACGTTTGGGATTCCTCTATGACAAGCTGAGGGAGCAGTCG CTCTCTCACAACATCCTGAACGGGCTTCACGAGATCAGCCGCTGCGTGGCGAGCCAGAACTACCAGCGCGGCCTGGAGGTCCACACCCAGGTGGTCAGCAGCAGCAACTTCAGCGAGATCTCCGGCTTCATGCCCATCCTCAAAGTGCTCATGACCATCGCCAACAAGCTGGGCGTCTAA
- the gpx9 gene encoding glutathione peroxidase 9: MANKSVYDFCAETLDGQPVPLSKYRGKVLLIVNVATFUGSTIEEYHRLNALMEMFGDLNFTVLGFTCNQFGLQSPEVNQETLNILKYVRPGGGFVPKFPVFGKVGVNGLNEEPLFSYLKELLPFVNPVIGDIKKFYWSPIKVNDIRWNFEKFLITADGRPFRRYEIHCPIDKVEKDIAGLL, translated from the exons ATGGCGAATAAATCAGTGTATGATTTCTGTGCTGAGACCCTGGACGGACAGCCGGTTCCGCTCAGTAAGTACAGGGGTAAGGTGCTTCTCATCGTCAACGTTGCCACCTTCTGAGGGTCAACTATAGAGGAG TACCACCGACTGAATGCACTGATGGAAATGTTTGGTGACCTCAACTTCACTGTCTTAGGATTCACCTGCAACCAGTTTGGTCTTCAGTCACCTG AAGTCAATCAGGAAACCCTCAATATTCTGAAGTATGTGAGACCTGGTGGAGGGTTTGTGCCCAAGTTTCCTGTCTTTGGCAAGGTTGGGGTGAATGGATTAAATGAAGAGCCTCTTTTCAGCTATCTGAAG GAATTGTTGCCATTTGTGAACCCTGTTATTGGAGATATAAAGAAATTCTACTGGTCCCCAATCAAAGTCAATGACATCCGGTGGAATTTCGAGAAGTTTCTCATAACTGCTGATGGCCGGCCCTTCAGAAG ATATGAAATTCACTGCCCCATTGACAAAGTGGAGAAGGACATAGCAGGACTTCTCTGA
- the sec31b gene encoding protein transport protein Sec31A isoform X2, with protein sequence MRLKEIQRTAHQAWSPAEHHPIHLALGTSAQQLDASFNTTAALEIFETDFSDPCLEMKLKGSLPTANRLHSIVWVNFGMGADGIGGRLVAGSENGALTIYNPEEIMNSGPDTVVGQSDKHTGPVRALDFNPFQSNLLASGANDSEIYIWDLNNLGSPMTPGAKSQPAEDISVVSWNRQVQHILASASPSGKAVVWDLRKNEPIIKISDHSNRMHCSGMLWHPDVATQLVLASEDDRLPVIQMWDLRFATSPLKVFENHTRGILSISWSQADSELLLSSAKDNRILCWNPNTGEVIYELPTTNQWCFDVQWCPRNPALLSTASFDGRITVYSVMGGSLKAQQQSTADKISSSFDSMDPFGTGQVLPPLQVPQPAAQDTIVPPLKKPPKWVRRPVGASFAFGGKLITFENPKMPPVQSPQPVPRQVFMSQVTTETEFLQRSRELQAALQAGSFNNYCQAKIQNAKSDAEQDIWKFLLVNFEEEARIKFLRLLGFNKDELDRKISKCLGKNFQPNGHGVDAKDLAEKMQRLSTERSDEFAGVDARTSGSVSPADFFTQTPKETSNFQIPVSCDTDGLISQALLVGNFEGAVDLCLNDGRYAEAILLSISGGEELLKKTQQKYLSKQKNSISMLISSVVTQNWKDIVQSCELDNWKEALAALLTYAHPEDFARLCDTLGGRLEHEGTEKRCLQACLCYICSGNVEKLVECWALHRDCSSPLGLEDLVEKVMMLRKSIERLRNSEVEVQSPILAEKLTCYAGILAAEGSLSTAMTYLPENSEQSGIMMLRDRLFHAQEEAAVRQQPPNSFNRVDVSTAKPAPAAQTPALKAQIMGQYQPSAPSQVAPQNPMASFFTPNAAPISTGPGLPPSSHVQPPGAARPARRPSYPQHPPPAPGFLPHQPFQPQPMSMGGPSSFPPPGPSMPAAGLSGPPLPPSSSAPGGLPPMPSPGVPPTAFMPSTSLASNFMPTSSQPGAPVPMYPGGPHNQGPVSPMTSGPYAPLGSGYPQGGPGAPAVKPFPAPTLAPPPTGFHEGWNDPPAVRGGPRKKKIPDNYTPPAPITAPVMGYPVEAPQPHDHAQVPPGAPQEPSVQLLQQMPAERVEQKDIPAEHMVLKSTFDSLVQRCQLAAGDPQTKRKLDDAGKRLGFLYDKLREQSLSHNILNGLHEISRCVASQNYQRGLEVHTQVVSSSNFSEISGFMPILKVLMTIANKLGV encoded by the exons ATGAGGCTGAAGGAGATCCAGAGGACTGCCCACCAGGCATGGAGTCCTGCAGAGCACCATCCCATCCACCTGGCCTTAGGGACATCCGCCCAACAGCTGGATGCCTCTTTCAACACCACCGCTGCCCTGGAGATATTTGAGACAGACTTTTCTGACCCCTGTCTTGAGATGAAGCTGAAAGGGTCATTACCCACCGCAAACAG GTTGCACAGCATCGTGTGGGTGAACTTTGGAATGGGAGCAGATGGTATTGGAGGAAGACTGGTTGCAGGCAGTGAAAATGGCGCATTGACAATATATAATCCAGAGGAAATAATGAACTCCGGACCGGATACAGTTGTGGGACagtctgacaaacacacaggaccCGTTCGAGCTCTTGATTTCAACCCTTTTCAG AGTAATCTGCTCGCATCAGGAGCGAACGATTCAGAGATATACATCTGGGATCTAAACAACCTGGGCAGTCCAATGACACCCGGAGCAAAGTCACAG CCTGCTGAAGACATCAGTGTAGTGTCCTGGAACAGGCAGGTTCAGCACATCCTGGCCTCTGCCAGCCCCAGTGGGAAAGCAGTGGTGTGGGACCTGAGAAAGAACGAGCCCATCATCAAGATCAGTGACCACAGCAACAGG ATGCACTGTTCAGGAATGCTCTGGCACCCGGATGTAGCCACTCAATTGGTGCTGGCCTCTGAGGATGACCGACTGCCAGTCATCCAGATGTGGGACCTCCGTTTTGCAACATCCCCCCTCAAAGTCTTTGAGAACCACACAAG GGGAATTCTATCCATATCCTGGAGTCAAGCCGACTCTGAGCTCCTGCTGAGTAGTGCTAAAGACAACCGGATCCTCTGCTGGAATCCAAACACTGGAGAG GTCATTTACGAGCTCCCAACGACAAACCAGTGGTGTTTTGACGTCCAGTGGTGCCCCAGAAATCCAGCCCTGCTTTCAACAGCATCATTTGATGGGAGAATCACGGTCTACTCAGTGATGGGCGGAAGTTTGAAGGCTCAGCAGCAAAGCACGGCTGATAAG ATATCATCCTCATTTGATTCAATGGATCCCTTCGGTACAGGGCAGGTGCTGCCTCCCCTGCAAGTCCCTCAGCCTGCAGCGCAGGACACCATTGTTCCTCCTCTGAAGAAGCCCCCCAAGTGGGTGCGCAGGCCAGTGGGAGCGTCCTTTGCT TTCGGTGGAAAGCTGATAACCTTTGAGAATCCCAAGATGCCTCCAGTGCAGAGCCCCCAGCCCGTCCCCAGGCAAGTGTTTATGAGCCAGGTTACCACGGAGACGGAGTTCCTCCAGCGCTCCAGGGAGCTGCAGGCAGCGCTGCAGGCGGGTTCGTTCAACAACTACTGCCAGGCCAAGATTCAGAACGCCAAGTCAGATGCTGAGCAGGACATATGGAAGTTCCTTCTG GTTAATTTTGAAGAGGAAGCTCGCATTAAATTCCTCAGACTTTTGGGTTTCAACAAAGATGAATTGGACAGAAAG ATTTCAAAATGCCTGGGGAAGAATTTTCAACCAAACGGTCATGGAGTTGATGCCAAAGATCTGGCAGAAAAGATGCAGCGGCTCTCCACCGAG AGATCTGATGAATTTGCAGGAGTTGACGCGAGAACATCAGGTTCTGTGTCACCAGCAGACTTTTTCACTCAGACCCCAAAAGAAACCTCCAACTTCCAAATCCCTGTATCATGTG ACACCGATGGGTTGATAAGCCAGGCGCTGCTGGTCGGGAACTTTGAGGGAGCtgtggatctgtgtctgaatgaCGGTCGCTACGCTGAAGCCATCCTCCTCTCGATCAGCGGAGGAGAAGAACTGCTCAAGAAAACTCAGCAAAAATACCTAAGCAAGCAAAAGAACAGCATTTCAATG CTGATATCATCAGTAGTGACCCAGAACTGGAAAGACATAGTGCAGAGCTGTGAATTGGACAACTGGAAGGAGGCTCTGGCTGCTCTCCTGACCTATGCTCACCCTGAAGACTTTGCCCGTCTGTGCG ATACGCTGGGAGGCCGGTTGGAACATGAGGGGACGGAGAAGCGTTGCCTGCAGGCCTGTCTGTGTTACATCTGCTCTGGGAACGTGGAGAAGCTGGTGGAGTGCTGGGCCTTGCATCGAGActgctcctcccctctgggTTTAGAG GATCTGGTTGAGAAGGTCATGATGCTGAGGAAATCAATCGAACGCCTCCGCAATAGCGAGGTGGAAGTCCAGAGCCCCATCCTGGCCGAGAAGCTGACCTGCTATGCCGGCATACTTGCTGCAGAGGGCAGTCTCTCCACCGCCATGACCTACCTGCCTGAGAACTCGGAGCAA TCTGGGATCATGATGCTGAGAGACAGGCTGTTCCATGCTCAGGAAGAAGCTGCTGTTCGACAGCAGCCTCCAAATTCCTTCAACAGAGTCGATGTGTCAACAGCCAAGCCGGCTCCTGCTGCTCAGACTCCTGCACTGAAAGCACAAATTATG gGCCAGTACCAGCCCTCTGCTCCTTCCCAAGTGGCGCCACAGAATCCTATGGCATCGTTTTTTACCCCAAACGCTGCTCCAATCAGCACTGGCCCTGGTCTGCCGCCTTCCTCTCATGTACAGCCGCCCGGTGCAGCCCGCCCTGCCAGGAGGCCGTCATACCCACAACATCCGCCTCCGGCTCCAG GTTTCCTGCCTCATCAGCCATTCCAGCCTCAACCTATGTCCATGGGCGGACCctcttctttccctcctccAGGTCCTTCTATGCCAGCTGCTGGCTTATCTGGACCTCCACTACCACCGTCGTCATCGGCCCCGGGAGGCCTCCCCCCCATGCCCAGCCCTGGGGTGCCACCAACAGCCTTCATGCCGTCTACCTCTTTAGCCTCAAACTTCATGCCAACCAGCTCCCAGCCCGGAGCACCAGTTCCCATGTACCCAGGGGGCCCCCACAACCAGGGGCCAGTATCCCCCATGACCTCTGGTCCCTACGCTCCTCTTGGATCAGGGTATCCACAGGGAGGCCCCGGAGCTCCTGCTGTAAAGCCCTTCCCAGCCCCCACTCTTGCTCCTCCTCCTACAG GATTTCATGAAGGCTGGAATGACCCACCCGCTGTCCGAGGTGGACCCAGGAAGAAGAAG ATCCCTGATAACTACACTCCACCAGCACCCATCACAGCCCCTGTGATGGGATACCCAGTGGAGGCCCCTCAGCCTCACGACCACGCCCAAGTCCCCCCCGGAGCCCCCCAGGAGCCCAGCGTGCAG ctccttcagcagatGCCTGCGGAGAGGGTGGAGCAGAAAGATATCCCTGCTGAACACATGGTCCTCAAATCCACCTTCGACAGCCTGGTGCAGCGCTGCCAGCTCGCAGCAGGAGACCCT CAAACCAAAAGGAAACTTGATGATGCAGGCAAACGTTTGGGATTCCTCTATGACAAGCTGAGGGAGCAGTCG CTCTCTCACAACATCCTGAACGGGCTTCACGAGATCAGCCGCTGCGTGGCGAGCCAGAACTACCAGCGCGGCCTGGAGGTCCACACCCAGGTGGTCAGCAGCAGCAACTTCAGCGAGATCTCCGGCTTCATGCCCATCCTCAAAGTGCTCATGACCATCGCCAACAAGCTGGGCGTCTAA